A single window of Pontibacillus chungwhensis DNA harbors:
- a CDS encoding EAL domain-containing protein: MILSIDCQWCGTSVSLPSSGYMTVRTTNKYQNWEQSIQLPISQQGESFLMYQFHSHHELLHNLQILLEHNMHQEWVHFSDTKQDQSVPLQIEHLYERLSHPELVTIIEEGHFTSYLQPIVHMDTGEVYGYEALLRSRDGSVSPGELFSFAKRAGLHSMLDQKAREEAVKAKAELIPYGQKCFINFLPSTIYVPEHCLSHTFNIVKKYNVDPSDLIFEVVETEKIHSIDHLHNIFSTYKASGMHVALDDVGSGYSTLEVLSLLKPDFVKIDRDYIQDCQKDQSKQSFLESVQQTASELNITLLAEGIETTEEYQWLRESGIHLGQGYFIGKPSPQPIESFILP, encoded by the coding sequence GGAACAATCAATCCAACTGCCCATAAGCCAGCAAGGAGAAAGTTTCCTTATGTATCAATTTCATTCCCATCATGAGTTACTACACAACCTACAAATTTTATTAGAACACAATATGCACCAGGAATGGGTTCATTTCAGTGACACTAAGCAAGATCAATCGGTCCCTTTGCAAATCGAACATTTGTATGAGCGTTTATCACATCCTGAACTCGTTACGATCATAGAAGAAGGCCACTTCACCTCTTATCTTCAACCCATCGTACACATGGATACAGGTGAAGTATATGGGTACGAAGCCCTTTTACGCTCAAGGGATGGAAGTGTTTCTCCCGGTGAATTATTTTCGTTTGCCAAACGTGCTGGTCTTCATTCCATGCTCGACCAGAAAGCTCGCGAAGAAGCTGTAAAAGCAAAAGCTGAACTTATTCCATATGGGCAAAAATGTTTCATCAATTTTCTACCTTCAACCATCTATGTTCCAGAACATTGCCTAAGTCATACCTTCAACATTGTAAAGAAATATAATGTTGATCCTAGTGATCTCATATTTGAAGTCGTCGAAACAGAAAAAATACACAGCATCGATCACTTACATAATATATTTTCAACTTACAAAGCATCAGGCATGCACGTTGCCTTGGATGACGTTGGGAGTGGCTATAGTACGTTAGAAGTACTTAGTTTATTAAAACCCGATTTCGTAAAGATTGACCGTGACTATATTCAAGATTGCCAGAAAGACCAATCCAAGCAATCATTTCTTGAATCCGTGCAACAAACAGCATCTGAATTGAACATAACGCTGTTAGCAGAAGGCATAGAAACCACAGAAGAATATCAATGGTTAAGAGAATCTGGTATTCACCTCGGGCAAGGGTACTTCATTGGAAAGCCTTCTCCACAGCCTATAGAATCTTTTATTCTTCCATAA
- a CDS encoding nuclease-related domain-containing protein, which translates to MAQLVKLQDYVSRYTADPYRYPGQFIRLKQGNWKKLKSLWNRRFELEESEYNEALSSFIYKGAAPKNEQELKQYFLDGLLPFQLKWASRTLTEMSFLDKTYEYDETLRYLLQRFPDTFLLLYDPIFQIKKAPMEADSIIVHPQGIYCVKHLQESEDVTYIPGDERSWYKEEKNVRTRFLSPLISLKRTARIIQSILKAHGIEYPVKQLVLSSTNRIEYNLEPYQTEYVGLEEYEEWFERMRGFKSPLKYQQMKVMASLLKHTQVTSVKRTEWGREESFMEE; encoded by the coding sequence ATGGCACAGTTAGTAAAATTACAAGATTATGTATCGAGGTATACAGCAGATCCTTATCGATATCCAGGTCAATTCATTCGCCTAAAACAAGGGAACTGGAAAAAACTGAAATCCTTATGGAACCGTCGCTTTGAATTAGAAGAAAGCGAATACAATGAGGCACTAAGTTCTTTTATTTATAAAGGGGCCGCTCCGAAAAATGAGCAAGAATTAAAGCAGTACTTCCTTGATGGATTACTTCCCTTTCAACTGAAGTGGGCTTCTCGTACGTTAACAGAGATGTCTTTCCTAGATAAGACATATGAATATGATGAAACACTTCGATACTTATTACAAAGGTTTCCCGATACCTTCCTGCTTCTTTATGATCCGATCTTTCAAATTAAGAAAGCACCAATGGAAGCCGATTCTATTATTGTTCATCCCCAGGGAATTTATTGTGTGAAGCATCTTCAAGAGTCAGAAGATGTCACCTATATTCCTGGGGATGAACGTTCATGGTATAAAGAGGAGAAAAACGTACGTACTCGCTTTTTAAGCCCATTGATTTCATTGAAACGTACAGCGAGAATCATTCAAAGTATCCTGAAAGCTCATGGAATCGAGTATCCTGTCAAACAGCTGGTTCTGTCTTCAACGAATAGGATCGAATATAATCTAGAACCCTATCAGACCGAATATGTTGGTCTTGAAGAATATGAAGAATGGTTTGAACGAATGAGAGGGTTCAAGTCTCCTTTAAAATATCAGCAGATGAAAGTAATGGCTTCTCTCCTCAAACACACTCAAGTCACATCAGTTAAGCGGACAGAATGGGGCCGAGAAGAATCCTTTATGGAAGAATAA
- the thpR gene encoding RNA 2',3'-cyclic phosphodiesterase yields the protein MAETHYFIGISLSVPAQQTLAQLQNNLSQDVSYKQWTNPKDLHITLTFLGGVKPGKVEEIQQRMRKVARSHSPFPILLKGIGTFGKENQPRVLWVGAEKTNSLTALHREVQDQCAEAGFKKDNRSYTPHITLAKKWNNPQKFLSSIPEAMIGEEEFVHSFSLFRIHPDQQPKYERVEHFKLGEEA from the coding sequence GTGGCTGAGACCCATTATTTTATAGGGATTTCTTTATCAGTCCCTGCTCAACAGACATTAGCTCAACTACAAAATAATTTGTCGCAAGATGTCTCATATAAGCAGTGGACAAACCCGAAAGACCTTCATATTACATTGACTTTTTTAGGTGGAGTAAAGCCAGGGAAAGTAGAAGAAATACAACAAAGAATGAGGAAAGTCGCTAGATCTCATTCTCCATTCCCCATCCTATTAAAAGGAATCGGAACCTTTGGGAAAGAGAATCAACCTAGAGTGTTATGGGTTGGGGCTGAAAAAACAAACTCTCTTACAGCCCTACATCGAGAAGTGCAGGATCAGTGTGCGGAAGCGGGTTTTAAAAAGGACAATCGTTCCTACACCCCGCATATTACCTTAGCTAAGAAATGGAATAATCCTCAAAAATTTCTCTCATCTATTCCAGAAGCAATGATTGGTGAGGAAGAGTTTGTTCATTCCTTTTCTTTGTTTCGTATTCACCCGGATCAGCAACCAAAGTATGAAAGAGTTGAACACTTTAAATTAGGAGAGGAGGCATAA
- a CDS encoding MFS transporter — protein MNITSPNRTYRFFQLFYVLAFFGFGSLFPLLSVYLEKEQGLDHTQIGLIVATIPIVTIFIQPIWGMISDISRRPRLLLFIAVLMASAMSLLYTQMDTFLTLFLGIIAVAIFQSAVVPLSDSLSLHFVQQFNKEYGNIRLWGAVGFAIAVFIVGRITDVTQDLTWVFYAFSFGLVLSAIALTAFPKRGQHVGVSFREGFRTLVKQKTFLLFLLSNFLIFGPVLANNYYFGTFILTVGGTLSGVGIAFLLAAGSEAPFMNISQKVINKMGVIPVMMLCASVSGARWLFYFFEPSAMLVYSTTIVQGISVGLYIPAALLFVRQTAPKDVQATAVGLYSAVGNGVGNAFFTFTGGVLLDRFDVYGMYGFFALMTLLGLLIIILVRSEVSQTSYAAQAET, from the coding sequence ATGAACATTACTTCACCAAATCGAACCTATCGATTTTTTCAATTATTTTATGTGCTCGCCTTTTTCGGGTTTGGATCCCTGTTTCCATTGCTTTCTGTATACTTGGAAAAAGAGCAAGGGTTGGATCATACCCAAATTGGCCTTATTGTAGCTACCATCCCAATTGTCACGATTTTTATCCAGCCGATTTGGGGAATGATTAGTGATATCAGCAGACGACCAAGATTACTTCTGTTTATAGCGGTACTTATGGCAAGCGCTATGTCGCTCTTGTATACACAAATGGATACGTTTTTAACTTTATTCTTGGGGATTATAGCTGTTGCAATCTTTCAATCAGCTGTCGTTCCTTTATCTGATAGCTTGTCTCTTCACTTCGTGCAACAGTTCAATAAAGAATATGGCAATATACGCTTGTGGGGAGCGGTTGGTTTCGCGATTGCTGTTTTTATAGTTGGCCGGATTACAGATGTAACTCAAGATTTAACCTGGGTATTTTACGCGTTTAGTTTTGGACTGGTTTTATCGGCTATTGCTCTTACGGCCTTTCCAAAAAGGGGTCAACATGTTGGTGTGAGCTTCCGTGAGGGCTTTAGAACATTGGTGAAACAAAAAACGTTCCTTTTGTTTTTGTTGTCGAATTTCTTAATATTTGGTCCGGTGCTTGCTAACAACTATTACTTTGGCACGTTTATTCTCACTGTAGGAGGCACTTTATCTGGAGTGGGAATTGCTTTTCTCTTAGCAGCCGGTAGTGAAGCCCCGTTTATGAATATCTCTCAAAAGGTTATTAATAAGATGGGAGTTATTCCGGTTATGATGCTTTGTGCTTCGGTGTCGGGTGCGAGGTGGTTGTTTTACTTCTTTGAACCTTCAGCCATGCTTGTCTACAGTACTACGATTGTACAAGGTATTTCCGTAGGCCTTTATATACCAGCTGCGTTATTATTCGTGCGTCAAACTGCGCCGAAAGATGTTCAAGCAACAGCCGTTGGACTATACTCTGCAGTTGGTAATGGGGTCGGGAACGCGTTCTTTACGTTTACTGGTGGGGTATTGCTAGACCGCTTTGACGTGTATGGGATGTATGGCTTCTTTGCTCTGATGACACTTCTTGGATTACTCATCATTATACTGGTACGTTCTGAAGTTAGCCAAACTTCTTACGCCGCTCAGGCAGAAACATAA
- the pepV gene encoding dipeptidase PepV, producing MNIQFHKDQLQTLQPYFLEHLQELLRFPSMYDPSTIQAGAPFGTSIQDALQYMLQLGESEGFVTKDVDGYAAHIEWGEGEELIGVLGHLDVVPPGEGWSHDPFDPYVSNGKLFARGTQDDKGPVMAAFLAMKWLKDMGVKPKRRVRLILGTDEERGWACMEHYFKQEEMPFIGFSPDAAFPVIHAEKGLLDMEVTKKIEVEEGNSLTLTRFDGGERLNMVPYKATARVEGSSDEEIESLFDEFLLQTDYKGSLIEEDGEYVITVTGKSAHAMEPRNGINAIVGMAKFLETLPFSPSVRELMKWIGDKFEDGRGTAFSIECADVISGPLTMNLGTLSYQGGVCIMGLNTRYPVAVPFEEWFNAFTGSLQESDASVEIQEHLEPIYLPKDHPFVQKLLSIYEKHTGDTTEPMAIGGATYARALTQGVAYGAMFAHSPDTAHNADEHVMVEDLLQAALIYAEALYELAVSDED from the coding sequence ATGAACATTCAATTTCATAAAGACCAACTTCAGACCCTTCAACCCTATTTCCTTGAACATCTGCAAGAATTACTGAGATTCCCTAGTATGTATGATCCAAGTACGATTCAAGCAGGGGCACCATTTGGAACATCTATACAAGATGCATTACAGTATATGCTTCAACTAGGCGAATCAGAAGGTTTTGTCACAAAAGATGTAGATGGATATGCCGCCCATATTGAATGGGGGGAAGGTGAGGAGTTAATTGGTGTGCTTGGACATCTTGATGTGGTTCCTCCAGGCGAAGGTTGGTCCCATGATCCATTTGACCCTTATGTGTCGAATGGTAAGTTGTTCGCTCGGGGTACACAAGACGATAAAGGGCCTGTGATGGCAGCCTTTTTAGCAATGAAATGGCTAAAGGATATGGGTGTAAAGCCAAAGAGACGGGTTCGGCTTATTTTGGGGACAGATGAAGAGCGAGGTTGGGCGTGTATGGAGCATTACTTCAAACAAGAAGAAATGCCATTTATAGGTTTCTCACCTGACGCTGCCTTCCCGGTTATTCATGCCGAAAAAGGGTTGCTGGATATGGAAGTGACCAAAAAGATTGAAGTAGAAGAGGGAAATTCGCTTACTCTTACGAGGTTTGATGGTGGAGAACGATTGAATATGGTTCCTTATAAAGCAACAGCACGCGTCGAGGGGAGTTCAGACGAAGAGATTGAAAGTCTGTTTGATGAATTCCTTTTACAAACAGATTATAAAGGTTCCCTTATTGAAGAAGATGGGGAATATGTCATAACCGTTACTGGGAAATCAGCTCATGCAATGGAACCCCGTAATGGAATTAACGCGATTGTCGGTATGGCTAAGTTTTTAGAGACGTTACCATTCTCTCCATCTGTAAGAGAACTCATGAAGTGGATTGGGGATAAGTTTGAGGATGGTCGAGGAACAGCTTTCTCTATCGAATGTGCTGATGTGATTTCAGGCCCATTGACGATGAACCTCGGAACCCTATCTTACCAGGGTGGCGTATGCATTATGGGCTTAAACACCCGTTATCCTGTAGCGGTCCCTTTTGAAGAATGGTTTAATGCTTTCACTGGTTCTTTACAGGAAAGTGACGCATCAGTCGAAATTCAAGAGCATTTAGAGCCCATTTATTTACCTAAAGACCACCCGTTTGTCCAAAAGCTTCTTTCGATTTATGAAAAGCATACAGGTGATACGACAGAACCGATGGCGATCGGTGGAGCTACTTACGCAAGAGCTTTAACGCAGGGTGTTGCTTATGGCGCGATGTTTGCCCACAGTCCTGATACGGCTCATAATGCAGATGAACATGTGATGGTAGAGGACTTACTTCAAGCGGCTCTTATTTATGCAGAAGCCTTGTATGAACTTGCCGTTAGTGATGAAGATTAG
- a CDS encoding potassium channel family protein yields the protein MIKINNQLLFLSSIALVLISSLLIRWVEPETFPTLFDGFWWVMTTVTTVGYGDLSPATVGGRLIAIFLYLVGIGLIGVVIGKVVDGLTMYRKMREDGTIVFKEKGHYIIIGWSQKAAFAVKEILATKPDTEIVIIDTMEKAPLLAENIHYVRGDAAAPSTLHQANIMEAKAVLIFADDEIHNSQLKDGKTLLISSTIESLNSEVHTVVEVMEEHHIRNFEHVNVNEFIFSHETISSLAVRSAFIKGISGVFSQLLNRDQGDDLYHIPTKSSWNTYRDAFQELLNYGATLIADRQNLSINRMLDEQIPNEAELYIICDKETYQDILKEVTQ from the coding sequence ATGATTAAGATTAATAACCAGCTATTATTTCTCAGTAGTATTGCACTTGTTCTCATCTCATCCCTTCTAATCAGGTGGGTCGAACCTGAAACGTTTCCTACGTTGTTCGATGGGTTTTGGTGGGTCATGACTACGGTTACTACAGTAGGATATGGTGACTTATCACCTGCCACTGTAGGAGGAAGACTCATTGCAATCTTTTTATATCTAGTTGGTATTGGTCTAATTGGTGTAGTCATTGGGAAAGTAGTAGATGGCTTAACAATGTACAGAAAGATGAGGGAGGATGGAACCATCGTGTTTAAGGAAAAAGGGCATTACATTATTATAGGCTGGTCTCAAAAAGCTGCTTTTGCGGTTAAGGAAATTTTGGCAACGAAGCCTGACACGGAGATTGTGATCATTGATACAATGGAAAAAGCTCCTTTATTAGCGGAGAATATTCATTATGTTCGTGGAGATGCGGCTGCTCCGAGCACTCTTCATCAAGCAAACATTATGGAAGCGAAAGCTGTTCTGATATTTGCTGATGATGAAATACATAATTCACAGCTTAAAGATGGGAAGACTTTACTGATCTCATCCACGATTGAGTCGTTGAATTCAGAAGTTCACACCGTAGTGGAAGTTATGGAAGAGCATCATATCCGCAATTTCGAACATGTGAATGTGAACGAATTTATATTCTCTCACGAAACCATATCATCTCTTGCAGTGCGTTCTGCGTTTATTAAAGGGATATCAGGCGTATTTAGTCAGTTACTAAATCGTGATCAAGGAGATGACCTATACCATATTCCTACTAAATCTAGTTGGAATACGTACCGAGATGCTTTCCAAGAATTATTGAACTATGGAGCTACATTAATTGCAGACCGTCAAAACCTTAGCATTAATCGTATGCTTGATGAACAAATCCCTAACGAAGCAGAACTCTATATCATCTGTGATAAAGAGACGTATCAAGACATTTTAAAGGAGGTTACACAATGA
- a CDS encoding DeoR family transcriptional regulator, with protein MNRSTTRMLSRVKAVYLFIREHGTVSTTDLSEEFGITHRTVQRDLHVLQYNGLVESPNRGKWTITRKRVKIS; from the coding sequence TTGAATCGTTCAACTACCCGTATGCTAAGTAGAGTAAAGGCTGTCTATTTATTTATTAGAGAGCACGGGACGGTATCAACAACAGACTTATCAGAGGAGTTTGGTATTACGCACAGAACGGTCCAACGCGACCTGCACGTTTTGCAATACAATGGATTGGTTGAAAGTCCGAATCGAGGAAAGTGGACTATTACAAGAAAAAGAGTCAAAATATCATAA
- a CDS encoding pseudouridine synthase, translating to MRIDKLLANMGYGTRKEVKKILKSGVVRVDAQPVKDAKTHVDPEKQEVTVYGETVEYKEFIYLMMNKPQGLISATEDQNDMTVVDILQPEDAVFEPFPVGRLDKDTEGFLLLTNDGKLTHQLLSPKKEVGKRYYALIDGVVTEEDVKAFERGVTLDDGYKTKPGDLTILQSGEESEIELVITEGKFHQVKRMFESVEKKVTYLKRLSMAGLELDEDLEPGEYRELNDEEIEFLYQQTGQKSE from the coding sequence GTGAGAATTGATAAATTGTTAGCGAATATGGGGTACGGAACGCGTAAAGAGGTGAAAAAAATCCTTAAATCAGGTGTGGTGCGAGTAGACGCCCAACCTGTTAAGGATGCTAAAACGCACGTAGACCCGGAGAAGCAAGAAGTAACAGTATACGGGGAAACTGTGGAGTACAAGGAGTTCATTTACTTAATGATGAACAAGCCTCAAGGTTTGATTTCCGCTACAGAAGATCAAAATGACATGACGGTAGTTGATATATTACAGCCAGAGGATGCTGTGTTTGAGCCATTCCCAGTTGGCCGCTTAGATAAGGATACAGAAGGTTTTCTCCTACTCACAAATGATGGAAAACTCACGCATCAGCTTCTGTCGCCCAAGAAAGAAGTTGGGAAGCGATACTATGCGCTAATTGATGGTGTCGTTACTGAGGAGGATGTGAAGGCCTTCGAACGTGGTGTAACACTTGATGATGGCTATAAGACAAAGCCAGGAGACTTAACCATTTTGCAATCAGGTGAGGAATCTGAGATTGAACTTGTCATTACAGAGGGGAAATTTCACCAGGTGAAGCGCATGTTTGAGAGTGTCGAGAAGAAGGTAACTTACCTTAAACGTTTAAGTATGGCTGGCCTTGAATTAGATGAAGATTTAGAGCCAGGTGAATATAGAGAATTAAATGATGAAGAAATAGAATTTCTATATCAACAAACTGGTCAAAAGAGTGAATAA
- a CDS encoding putative polysaccharide biosynthesis protein, with protein MQTTINAGEIMSGSTLLRGTMLLTAATFLSKLLGMIYVIPFEALVGNTGGTLLGFAYIPYTIFISVSTVGVPLAVSKFVSKYNALGDYYTGRRVFKIGMGLMAVTGILAFLIMYFSAGFLADLSISDNPNGITKEDVTEVIQMISFALLIIPGMSIVRGFFQGYEYMEPTAVSQVIEQIVRIAFLLISVYIVMEMGSGDIPTAVNFASFAAFIGAIASAVVLWYFWRKQKPMLDGRMEQQIEQTDISIQKLLKELLTYAGPFVLVGIATPLYQQVDSLTFNRAMAAAGNGDIAEQLFGVVNLYSHKLVIIPVTLATGLSLALLPTITKSFTEGKEQQLKHQLNQALQIIVVLILPAVVGIATLSHEAYGTFFGVTLSEGGTIGISEQGNLLRWYAPVALFYALFTVTSSILQGLNKQRFAVISLGAGFLLKVILNVPFITWFGAKGIILTTGIAVLTAVVLNLWKIHSAADFSYKQIYKRTLFVLILTILMTIIVLVVKWLLSLTGLHYENGRFAALGVLLISAGIGGTFYLWVAYQTTLLERVLGNRVKVLDRFLKRK; from the coding sequence TTGCAAACTACAATAAATGCAGGTGAAATTATGTCAGGATCGACGTTATTACGAGGAACAATGTTGCTCACGGCAGCAACTTTCTTATCGAAACTTCTTGGAATGATCTATGTTATTCCATTTGAGGCCCTAGTAGGAAATACTGGTGGTACACTTTTAGGTTTTGCTTATATTCCTTATACCATCTTTATAAGTGTTTCTACTGTGGGAGTCCCGCTAGCTGTCTCAAAATTTGTTTCAAAATATAATGCACTTGGTGATTATTATACAGGTCGCAGAGTATTTAAAATAGGTATGGGATTAATGGCAGTTACCGGAATCCTTGCTTTTCTTATTATGTACTTTAGCGCAGGCTTTTTAGCAGACTTATCGATTTCCGATAATCCTAATGGAATTACAAAAGAAGATGTTACGGAAGTTATACAAATGATTAGCTTTGCGTTGCTTATTATACCTGGTATGAGTATTGTTCGTGGCTTCTTCCAAGGGTATGAGTACATGGAACCGACCGCGGTTTCACAAGTAATCGAACAAATTGTACGTATTGCTTTTCTTCTTATTTCTGTTTACATTGTGATGGAAATGGGGTCTGGTGATATTCCAACAGCAGTAAACTTTGCTTCATTTGCTGCCTTTATTGGGGCGATTGCTTCTGCTGTTGTACTTTGGTACTTCTGGCGAAAGCAAAAGCCAATGCTTGATGGTCGTATGGAGCAACAGATTGAACAGACAGATATCTCCATTCAAAAACTGCTAAAAGAACTTTTAACCTATGCTGGACCATTCGTTCTAGTAGGGATTGCAACGCCACTCTATCAGCAAGTGGATAGCTTGACCTTTAACAGGGCTATGGCAGCTGCAGGTAATGGAGATATTGCTGAACAGTTATTCGGGGTTGTTAATTTATATAGTCATAAATTAGTCATCATTCCGGTTACATTAGCAACAGGTCTCTCTCTTGCGTTATTGCCAACAATTACAAAATCCTTTACGGAAGGGAAAGAGCAACAGTTAAAGCATCAGTTGAATCAGGCCTTGCAGATTATTGTTGTTCTTATTCTTCCCGCCGTAGTGGGAATTGCCACCCTATCTCATGAAGCATACGGAACATTTTTCGGTGTGACGTTAAGCGAAGGTGGAACAATAGGGATTAGTGAACAAGGAAACCTCCTTCGTTGGTATGCTCCTGTTGCATTGTTCTATGCCTTATTTACGGTCACATCTTCTATTCTGCAAGGATTAAACAAACAGCGATTTGCAGTGATCAGCCTTGGAGCAGGTTTTTTGTTGAAAGTGATCTTAAATGTTCCCTTTATTACTTGGTTCGGAGCAAAGGGAATTATCTTAACCACAGGAATTGCTGTGTTGACAGCTGTGGTATTAAATTTATGGAAGATCCATTCAGCTGCAGATTTCTCCTATAAACAAATTTATAAGAGAACCTTGTTTGTACTCATACTAACCATCTTGATGACAATCATTGTACTTGTCGTGAAATGGTTGTTAAGTTTAACAGGGTTACATTACGAAAATGGCCGCTTTGCAGCCCTTGGTGTATTACTAATTAGTGCGGGCATTGGTGGGACATTCTATCTATGGGTGGCCTATCAAACGACGTTATTGGAAAGAGTGTTAGGGAACCGTGTGAAGGTTCTTGATCGCTTCTTGAAACGGAAGTAA
- a CDS encoding NAD(P)/FAD-dependent oxidoreductase, with amino-acid sequence MYDVTVLGGGPSGLMAAIAAAENGANTLLIDKGKKLGKKLAISGGGRCNVTNRLPQDEVIKHIPGNGRFLYSAFSTFNNYDIIEFFENLGVELKEEDHGRMFPASNKAKDVVNALLSRMDELNITIMKNTPVETVDYGESHHTIHLASKEEIETKALVIAVGGKSVPHTGSTGDGYAWAEKAGHTITDLYPTEVPLLSQEPFIQSKELQGLALRDVALSVLNQKGKTIVTHKMDMLFTHFGISGPAVLRCSQYVVKEFKKGHRPVPMLIDCFPDKKEHVLFEEARALMDENPKKSVKNIFKGWVPERYLELLLTQNEIGLEDRATNTSNEKLEGFVKNLKQFTFHVQDSQSIEKAFVTGGGVSVKEVVPNTMASKKTERLYFSGEILDIHGYTGGYNITSALVTGRIAGTYAAYDSYQ; translated from the coding sequence ATGTATGATGTAACCGTACTAGGGGGTGGCCCCTCTGGTTTAATGGCAGCCATTGCCGCTGCTGAAAATGGAGCCAATACCCTTCTAATTGATAAAGGGAAAAAGCTCGGAAAAAAACTCGCTATCTCTGGCGGAGGACGTTGTAACGTAACCAATCGTTTACCACAGGATGAAGTGATTAAACACATTCCAGGGAATGGACGATTCCTTTACAGCGCCTTTTCAACATTTAATAACTACGATATCATCGAGTTCTTCGAGAATCTAGGAGTAGAATTAAAAGAAGAAGACCACGGTCGCATGTTCCCAGCCAGTAATAAAGCAAAAGATGTGGTAAATGCGCTCCTATCCCGTATGGATGAACTGAACATAACAATTATGAAGAATACTCCCGTAGAAACCGTGGATTACGGGGAAAGTCACCATACCATCCACTTAGCTTCTAAAGAAGAGATCGAGACAAAAGCACTTGTCATTGCGGTGGGCGGAAAATCTGTTCCACATACAGGCTCAACAGGAGATGGCTACGCATGGGCAGAGAAAGCCGGGCACACGATTACGGACCTTTATCCAACAGAGGTGCCACTCCTAAGCCAGGAACCATTCATTCAAAGCAAGGAACTACAAGGGTTAGCTTTACGTGATGTAGCGCTCTCTGTCTTAAACCAAAAAGGAAAAACCATTGTAACACACAAAATGGACATGCTGTTTACCCACTTTGGGATTAGCGGCCCAGCTGTTTTACGTTGTTCTCAGTATGTGGTGAAAGAATTTAAAAAAGGCCACCGCCCTGTTCCTATGCTAATTGATTGCTTTCCTGATAAGAAGGAGCACGTCTTATTTGAAGAAGCACGAGCGCTAATGGATGAGAATCCAAAGAAAAGTGTGAAGAATATCTTTAAAGGGTGGGTCCCTGAACGGTACTTGGAGCTCTTATTAACCCAAAATGAAATCGGCCTAGAAGACCGGGCTACGAATACGTCGAATGAGAAGCTTGAGGGATTCGTGAAGAATCTTAAACAATTTACATTCCACGTACAGGATTCACAGTCGATTGAGAAAGCCTTTGTGACTGGAGGAGGCGTTTCGGTCAAAGAAGTGGTGCCAAATACCATGGCGTCGAAGAAAACAGAACGCCTTTATTTTAGTGGTGAAATTTTAGATATCCATGGCTATACAGGTGGATATAACATTACTTCCGCGCTCGTAACAGGTCGAATTGCCGGCACATACGCCGCCTATGATTCTTATCAGTG